A DNA window from Patagioenas fasciata isolate bPatFas1 chromosome 1, bPatFas1.hap1, whole genome shotgun sequence contains the following coding sequences:
- the LOC136114784 gene encoding amine oxidase [flavin-containing] A-like: MAEKYDVVVVGGGISGLSAAKLLSESGVSVVVLEARNRVGGRTFTIRNDQVNYVDVGGSYVGPTQNRILRLAKELGIETYKVNVKGHMVHYKGGKSHYFTGISPSTWNPLVYLDFNNLWRTMDKLGEEIPLDAPWDAPHAEEWDKMTMKELINKICWTKAAKEFATFFVNVNVTSEPHEVSALWFLWYVRQCGGTSRIFSVTNGGQERKFKGGSGQISEKIMQRLKGSVKLERPVVRIDQTGDNVIVETLNHEIYECKYVISAIPPILMTKIHYKPELPPKRNQLIQRLPMGCVIKCMMYYREAFWEKKGYCGSFVIEDEESPIGITLDDTKPDGSFPAIMGFILTRKAVKLAHLSKEERKKKICEAYARAMGMEEALHPVHYEEKNWSMEQYSGGCYTSYFPPGIMYSYGRLIRQPIDRIYFAGTETATQWSGYMEGAVQAGERAAREILHSMGRISKNEIWMPEPESKDVPARPFTTSFWERNLPSVPGLLCLLSSAVCFTSVAAAGLFAYKKGLLVRY, from the exons AACGATCAAGTGAACTACGTAGATGTTGGTGGATCGTATGTGGGACCTACCCAAAACCGAATTCTCCGATTGGCAAAAGAGCTGGGTATTGAGACCTATAAAGTCAATGTCAAGGGCCATATGGTCCATTATAAGGGG GGAAAGTCACACTATTTCACAGGTATTTCCCCTTCAACATGGAATCCCTTAGTTTATCTGGATTTCAATAACTTGTGGAGGACCATGGACAAGCTGGGAGAAGAG ATTCCCCTCGATGCACCATGGGATGCTCCACATGCTGAAGAATGGGACAAAATGACCATGAAAGAGCTGATAAATAAGATTTGCTGGACCAA AGCTGCGAAAGAATTTGCCACCTTCTTCGTGAATGTCAATGTCACGTCTGAGCCTCATGAAGTCTCCGCTCTCTGGTTCCTGTGGTACGTGAGGCAGTGTGGGGGCACATCCAGGATTTTCTCTGTGACCAATGGGGGCCAG gaGAGGAAGTTTAAAGGGGGTTCTGGTCAGATatcagagaaaataatgcaacgCCTGAAAGGCAGCGTTAAACTGGAGAGACCTGTGGTCCGTATTGATCAGACAGGTGATAATGTCATTGTGGAGACTCTTAACCATGAGATATATGAG TGCAAGTATGTGATCAGTGCCATTCCACCAATCCTGATGACAAAGATTCATTACAAACCAGAACTGCCACCAAAAAGAAACCAGTTAATTCAGCGTTTGCCTATGGGGTGTGTCATAAAATGCATGATGTACTACAGGGAAGCCTTCTGGGAGAAGAAGG GTTATTGCGGTTCCTTTGTTATTGAGGATGAAGAGTCTCCAATTGGAATAACCCTAGATGACACAAAACCTGATGGATCTTTCCCTGCCATTATGGG tttcatcCTTACAAGAAAAGCTGTTAAACTGGCTCATCTCAGTAAGGAGGAGAG GAAGAAGAAGATCTGTGAGGCATATGCCAGGGCAATGGGGATGGAAGAGGCTTTACAT CCTGTGCATTATGAAGAAAAGAACTGGAGCATGGAGCAATATTCAGGGGGTTGTTACACATCCTACTTCCCACCAGGCATAATGTATTCTTATGGAAG GCTCATTCGCCAGCCCATTGACAGAATCTACTTTGCTGGCACGGAGACAGCTACCCAATGGAGTGGATACATGGAGGGGGCTGTACAGGCAGGAGAGAGAGCAGCCAGAGAG atattACACAGTATGGGCAGGATCTCAAAAAATGAAATTTGGATGCCAGAGCCAGAGTCGAAG GATGTCCCAGCCCGACCATTCACCACCAGCTTCTGGGAGAGGAACCTGCCATCCGTGCCAGGACTGCTGTGCCTGCTTAGCTCAGCCGTGTGTTTCACCTCTGTGGCTGCCGCAGGGCTGTTTGCCTATAAAAAGGGACTACTGGTTCGATATTAG